Proteins from a genomic interval of Terriglobia bacterium:
- a CDS encoding GNAT family N-acetyltransferase, which yields MNVTKHTRQSVTVDAMVASDWPDVSAIYLEGIATGNATFETLAPNWEQWDRAHLAAGRLVGRTGRQIAGWVALSKVSQRSCYAGVAEMSVYVATWARSQGVGDALMKAAIKASEAAGIWTLQGTVFPENKASLRLCAANGFREVGRRERIGKRNGKWRDTVLVERRSKVVGTD from the coding sequence ATGAATGTGACCAAACATACGCGGCAGAGCGTAACCGTGGATGCCATGGTGGCGAGCGATTGGCCGGACGTTTCCGCTATCTATCTTGAGGGGATCGCCACCGGGAATGCGACGTTCGAGACCCTGGCGCCGAACTGGGAGCAGTGGGACCGGGCGCACCTGGCGGCCGGCAGGCTGGTGGGGCGCACGGGGCGGCAGATTGCCGGCTGGGTGGCGCTGAGCAAGGTCTCGCAGCGCTCCTGCTACGCCGGCGTGGCGGAGATGAGCGTTTACGTGGCCACGTGGGCACGCAGCCAGGGAGTCGGCGATGCGCTGATGAAGGCGGCTATCAAGGCGTCGGAGGCGGCTGGAATCTGGACACTGCAAGGCACGGTATTTCCCGAGAACAAAGCGAGCCTGCGGCTGTGCGCGGCGAATGGATTTCGCGAGGTTGGGCGGCGGGAACGCATCGGGAAGCGCAACGGCAAATGGCGCGACACCGTGCTGGTGGAGAGAAGGAGCAAGGTGGTGGGAACCGATTAA